The nucleotide window AGAGATATACTACTAAAAGTAAATCGGAATGATTCTTATTTTGCAGGTGATAAAAATGGACACGAATGATTACATCGTCCAGGTACAGGATCTTTATTATCGATATGATAAAGAAAATGTTCTTGAAAATATAAATCTGTCTATCCGTAAAGGCAGTTTTTTAGCAATTGTGGGTCCGAACGGTTCTGGAAAGTCCACATTGCTTAAGCTAATGCTCGGACTGATTAAGCCGCAGCAAGGTTCAATCAGCCTTTTCGGACAAGATATCGGCAAGTTTAAGGAACAGCAAAAAATTGGATTTGTATCGCAAAAGGCAAATTCTTTCAACACCGGCTTCCCCGCTACCGTTTTTGAAGTAGTCGCAAGCGGGCTGACGAAAAAGCTTGGCCTTTTCAACTTCTTGAAGAAGAATGACCATTCAAAAATAAAGGAAGCGATCGACTCTGTCGGAATGGGGAAATTCCTCGACAGGAATATTGGGGAACTATCAGGAGGCCAGCAGCAAAGGGTATTTATTGCGAGGGCACTTGTCAGTGAGCCTGAATTGCTGATTTTGGATGAACCAACGGTAGGTGTGGACGTTCAAAACGTCAATTCTTTTTATGGGATGCTTGAATTACTCAATAAAGAGAAAGGGATCACTCTTCTATTGGTTACTCATGATATAGGGACGATTTCAGAAAAAGTCACAAATGTGGCCTGCTTGAACAAAAACATGCATTTCCATGGAAGTGCTGAGGAATTCGAACAATTGAAGATAAATGATGTTTCGGAGATTTATGGTCATGATGTCCATGTATTGACACACGACCATCATCATCATCATGGAGGGGGGCACCTTCATGATTAGCGGACTGTTGCAATATGAGTTTTTGCAGAATGCTTTTTTGACCGGAATGATCATCGGGGTGATTGCTCCGCTTCTAGGCGTGTTTATCGTAGTCAGAAGGCTTTCGCTTATAGCTGATGCACTCAGCCATGTCACATTAGCGGGAATTGCCGCAAGCCTGCTTCTTGAGAAAAAATTCATGATGTTCAGTGGTGTGAATCCACTTTACATGGGAATGGCTTTCTCAGTTGGCGGCTCATTGTTCATCGAAAAACTGCGTTCTGTTTATAAACATTACCAGGAGTTGGCGATACCGA belongs to Mesobacillus subterraneus and includes:
- a CDS encoding metal ABC transporter ATP-binding protein, encoding MDTNDYIVQVQDLYYRYDKENVLENINLSIRKGSFLAIVGPNGSGKSTLLKLMLGLIKPQQGSISLFGQDIGKFKEQQKIGFVSQKANSFNTGFPATVFEVVASGLTKKLGLFNFLKKNDHSKIKEAIDSVGMGKFLDRNIGELSGGQQQRVFIARALVSEPELLILDEPTVGVDVQNVNSFYGMLELLNKEKGITLLLVTHDIGTISEKVTNVACLNKNMHFHGSAEEFEQLKINDVSEIYGHDVHVLTHDHHHHHGGGHLHD